A region from the Sandaracinus amylolyticus genome encodes:
- a CDS encoding FecR family protein: MKAGIDRLAEAASRRAVPPARDPEAILREALIVGRARSRAASRRRRAMIAGAAVIALAAAALLVWTPRDREDVVVAAPEGVMELALGAHRIDATAGARIASSRAEPQRAVWRLDEGAALFDVAPLAEGGAFEVRTPHATVHVRGTVFAVSVEDGGTRVEVFEGRVDVRDAQGSRALGAGESYATSAGVRVPDVLASRGARAAERRLEDARDVVAPSPDDAPVRAPEAPPEDAPVVPRARAERPAPAIDLAHVRALCDRGEFDAALSAIASARPPRAERGDWAMLEGDAHRALGHTGEAASAYERAAASLTPTRAALAGFLAAAQRERAGDLDAALAVLDRTHAAERGSPLEERALAMRASLLARLGRDDEAAITARAYLAGFPGGEARARMEALLAD, encoded by the coding sequence ATGAAGGCGGGCATCGATCGGCTCGCCGAGGCCGCGTCGCGCCGCGCGGTGCCGCCGGCGCGCGATCCCGAGGCGATCCTCCGCGAAGCGCTGATCGTCGGTCGCGCGCGGTCGCGCGCGGCGTCGCGCCGCCGTCGCGCGATGATCGCCGGCGCCGCGGTGATCGCGCTCGCGGCAGCGGCGCTGCTCGTGTGGACGCCGCGCGATCGCGAGGACGTCGTCGTCGCCGCGCCGGAGGGCGTGATGGAGCTCGCGCTCGGTGCACACCGCATCGACGCGACGGCGGGCGCGCGCATCGCTTCGTCGCGGGCCGAGCCGCAGCGCGCGGTGTGGCGGCTCGACGAAGGCGCGGCGCTGTTCGACGTCGCGCCGCTGGCCGAGGGCGGTGCGTTCGAGGTGCGCACGCCGCACGCGACGGTGCACGTGCGCGGCACCGTGTTCGCGGTGAGCGTCGAGGACGGCGGCACGCGCGTCGAGGTGTTCGAGGGGCGCGTGGACGTGCGGGACGCGCAGGGCTCGCGCGCGCTGGGCGCGGGGGAGTCGTACGCGACGAGCGCCGGCGTGCGTGTGCCGGACGTGCTCGCGTCGCGCGGTGCGCGCGCGGCGGAGCGCAGGCTGGAGGATGCGCGCGACGTCGTGGCGCCGTCGCCCGACGACGCGCCCGTGCGCGCTCCGGAGGCGCCACCCGAAGACGCGCCCGTCGTGCCGCGCGCTCGCGCGGAGCGTCCCGCGCCCGCGATCGATCTCGCGCACGTCCGCGCGCTGTGCGATCGCGGCGAGTTCGACGCTGCGCTCTCCGCGATCGCGTCGGCGCGCCCGCCGCGCGCCGAGCGCGGAGACTGGGCGATGCTCGAGGGCGACGCGCATCGCGCGCTGGGCCACACCGGCGAGGCGGCGAGCGCCTACGAGCGCGCGGCCGCGAGCCTCACGCCCACGCGCGCCGCGCTCGCGGGCTTCCTCGCGGCAGCGCAGCGCGAGCGCGCCGGTGATCTCGACGCTGCGCTCGCCGTGCTCGATCGCACCCACGCAGCCGAGCGCGGCTCGCCGCTCGAGGAGCGCGCGCTCGCGATGCGCGCGTCGTTGCTCGCGCGGCTCGGACGCGACGACGAGGCCGCGATCACGGCGCGCGCATACCTGGCGGGCTTCCCGGGCGGCGAGGCGCGCGCGCGCATGGAAGCGCTGCTCGCCGACTGA
- a CDS encoding acyl-CoA dehydrogenase family protein, whose translation MEFQLEETQRLVQETAREYATRAIAPRAREIDRDAHIPRALLAGLADIGLLGVNVPEALGGAGAGVVAYSLAMTEVAKACASTAVTMAVSNMVAEVIATFGTDAQRTTYVPRLCDGTLVAGSFALSEPEAGSDPGAMRTTARREGGEWVLDGSKQWITSGDFAGVFVVWARTGGPGTKGISAFLVEKDAPGLSVGHHEDKMGLRGSSTTALHFDRCRIPGSALLGQENGGFKIAMMALDGGRIGIASQALGIGEAALEKGIAYAKERKAFGAPIADKQAIQWMIADARTELDAARLLTLRAAWLKEKGVAFSQQAAMAKLWSSEAAWRVCDRALQIHGGYGYVKEYDVERHYRDVRVTRIYEGTSEVQRIVISRGAIG comes from the coding sequence ATGGAGTTCCAGCTCGAAGAGACGCAGCGCTTGGTGCAGGAGACGGCCCGTGAGTACGCGACGCGCGCGATCGCGCCGCGGGCCCGCGAGATCGATCGCGACGCGCACATCCCGCGCGCGCTGCTCGCCGGCCTCGCCGACATCGGTCTGCTCGGCGTGAACGTGCCCGAGGCGCTCGGTGGCGCGGGCGCCGGCGTCGTCGCGTACTCGCTCGCGATGACCGAGGTCGCGAAGGCGTGCGCCTCGACCGCGGTCACGATGGCCGTCAGCAACATGGTCGCCGAGGTGATCGCGACGTTCGGCACCGACGCACAGCGCACGACGTACGTGCCGCGCCTCTGCGACGGAACACTGGTCGCGGGATCGTTCGCGCTCTCCGAGCCCGAGGCGGGCAGCGATCCCGGCGCGATGCGCACGACCGCGCGCCGCGAGGGCGGCGAGTGGGTGCTCGACGGATCGAAGCAGTGGATCACGAGCGGCGACTTCGCGGGCGTGTTCGTGGTGTGGGCGCGCACCGGTGGGCCCGGCACGAAGGGCATCAGCGCGTTCCTCGTCGAGAAGGACGCGCCGGGCCTCTCGGTCGGCCACCACGAGGACAAGATGGGCCTGCGCGGATCGAGCACGACCGCGCTGCACTTCGATCGCTGCCGCATCCCGGGCAGCGCGCTGCTCGGCCAGGAGAACGGCGGGTTCAAGATCGCGATGATGGCGCTCGACGGCGGGCGCATCGGCATCGCGTCGCAGGCGCTCGGCATCGGCGAGGCCGCGCTCGAGAAGGGCATCGCGTACGCGAAGGAGCGCAAGGCGTTCGGCGCGCCCATCGCGGACAAGCAGGCGATCCAGTGGATGATCGCGGACGCGCGCACCGAGCTCGACGCGGCGCGCCTCCTCACGCTGCGCGCCGCGTGGCTCAAGGAGAAGGGCGTCGCGTTCTCGCAGCAGGCCGCGATGGCGAAGCTCTGGTCGAGCGAGGCCGCGTGGCGCGTCTGCGATCGCGCGCTCCAGATCCACGGCGGGTACGGCTACGTGAAGGAGTACGACGTCGAGCGTCACTATCGCGACGTCCGCGTCACGCGCATCTACGAGGGCACGAGCGAGGTGCAGCGCATCGTGATCTCGCGCGGCGCGATCGGGTGA
- a CDS encoding penicillin-insensitive murein endopeptidase, translated as MRWPSRIACAASAALVVLATSLAIRAQERDPLGASRDDGGERIARAGHVSRRARSEARARVEPPVEGSVSVGRHNTGRLLGGREIVESEHVRLKHPNGDQHHGTDELVTLLERSAATVAQQFPGSRLTVGDLSRRRGGRFRPHRSHRSGRDVDVGFYVVDTSGQLVYHDRFVDFRADGTTRANPDWRFDDARNWALVAAMVGQDDAPVQYMFVARWLKQRLLDYAASIGAPQELIDRASAILDQPSRGGRHEDHFHVRIYCPAGDRPRCVDDAPWHAWVARPSAEELAQMRAADSSRRAERARTRRRAEREEARRRERRRARRAAAAAAAATASDTVEEIPGG; from the coding sequence GTGCGATGGCCGTCCCGCATCGCGTGCGCTGCCTCGGCGGCGCTCGTCGTCCTCGCCACCTCGCTCGCCATTCGCGCGCAGGAACGCGATCCACTCGGCGCATCTCGCGACGACGGCGGTGAGCGCATCGCGCGCGCCGGACACGTCTCGCGTCGCGCCCGCAGCGAAGCGCGCGCGCGTGTCGAGCCGCCCGTCGAGGGGAGCGTCTCGGTCGGGCGCCACAACACGGGACGCCTGCTCGGCGGTCGCGAGATCGTCGAGTCCGAGCACGTGCGTCTCAAGCACCCGAACGGCGATCAGCACCACGGGACCGACGAGCTCGTGACGTTGCTCGAGCGCTCCGCGGCCACGGTCGCGCAGCAGTTCCCCGGCTCGCGCCTCACCGTCGGCGATCTCTCGCGTCGTCGCGGCGGTCGCTTCCGCCCGCACCGCTCGCACCGCAGCGGCCGCGACGTCGACGTCGGCTTCTACGTCGTCGACACGTCGGGACAGCTCGTCTACCACGACCGCTTCGTCGACTTCCGCGCGGACGGCACGACGCGCGCGAACCCCGACTGGCGCTTCGACGACGCGCGCAACTGGGCGCTCGTGGCCGCGATGGTCGGCCAGGACGACGCGCCGGTGCAGTACATGTTCGTCGCGCGCTGGCTCAAGCAGCGCCTGCTCGACTACGCCGCGAGCATCGGCGCGCCGCAAGAGCTCATCGATCGCGCGTCGGCGATCCTCGATCAGCCGAGCCGCGGCGGGCGCCACGAAGATCACTTCCACGTGCGCATCTACTGCCCCGCGGGCGATCGACCGCGCTGCGTCGACGACGCGCCGTGGCACGCGTGGGTCGCGCGACCGAGCGCCGAGGAGCTCGCGCAGATGCGCGCTGCGGACTCGTCGCGCCGCGCCGAGCGAGCGCGCACGCGTCGCCGTGCGGAGCGCGAAGAGGCGCGTCGTCGCGAGCGCCGTCGTGCACGTCGGGCCGCGGCGGCTGCGGCCGCTGCGACGGCGAGCGACACGGTCGAAGAGATCCCCGGCGGCTGA
- a CDS encoding NAD(P)/FAD-dependent oxidoreductase: MSPRENGAPPQDRDVIVVGAGPAGLTAALLLAEKGWHPIVLEADPRYVGGISRTVEYKGYHFDIGGHRFFSKAREVEDFWSRVLPDDMLLRPRKSRIYYRGTFYSYPLKPVEALMKLGLVESTACMLSFAHARLRPIHDPQNVEDWVRNQFGRRLYEIFFKHYTEKVWGMSCRDIKADWAAQRIKSLSLGTAVVEAIKSTLPAAKPTGRDQVHTTLIDEFRYPRKGPGQLWEECARKVQALGGEVRMGARVVSMRRDGARWIVTYDQDGTRHEVSAPNVISSAAIKDVIASLDPAPQPALREAAGSLKYRDFLTVALMIKERDAFDDNWIYIQERDVQVGRIQNFKSWSPEMVPDASTACYGLEYFCFEGDGLWTSKDEDLIALAKKELEHLGLGKASDVFDGCVVRQPKAYPVYDEAYARHVETVRDVVEREHPGLHLVGRNGMHRYNNQDHSMMTAMLTVENIVSGTKRFDPWRVNQDAKYIEAGTHGEEQLIESGGRSVPRATAS; this comes from the coding sequence GTGAGTCCGAGGGAGAACGGGGCGCCGCCGCAGGATCGCGACGTGATCGTGGTGGGCGCGGGGCCCGCGGGGCTGACCGCTGCGCTGCTGCTCGCCGAGAAGGGCTGGCACCCGATCGTGCTCGAGGCCGACCCTCGCTACGTCGGCGGCATCTCGCGCACCGTCGAGTACAAGGGCTACCACTTCGACATCGGCGGGCACCGCTTCTTCTCGAAGGCGCGCGAGGTCGAGGACTTCTGGTCGCGCGTGCTGCCCGACGACATGCTGCTGCGGCCGCGCAAGTCGCGCATCTACTACCGCGGCACGTTCTACTCGTACCCGCTCAAGCCGGTCGAAGCGCTGATGAAGCTCGGCCTGGTCGAGAGCACCGCGTGCATGCTCTCGTTCGCGCACGCGCGGCTGCGCCCGATCCACGACCCGCAGAACGTCGAGGACTGGGTCCGCAATCAGTTCGGTCGGCGGCTCTACGAGATCTTCTTCAAGCACTACACCGAGAAGGTGTGGGGCATGAGCTGCCGCGACATCAAAGCGGACTGGGCCGCGCAGCGCATCAAGAGCCTCTCGCTCGGCACCGCAGTGGTCGAGGCGATCAAGTCGACCCTGCCCGCCGCGAAGCCGACCGGTCGCGATCAGGTGCACACCACGCTGATCGACGAGTTCCGCTATCCGCGCAAGGGCCCGGGGCAGCTCTGGGAGGAGTGCGCGCGCAAGGTCCAGGCGCTCGGCGGCGAGGTCCGCATGGGCGCGCGCGTCGTCTCGATGCGCCGCGACGGCGCGCGCTGGATCGTCACCTACGATCAGGACGGCACGCGCCACGAGGTGAGCGCGCCGAACGTGATCTCGAGCGCAGCGATCAAGGACGTGATCGCGTCGCTCGACCCCGCGCCGCAGCCCGCGCTGCGCGAGGCCGCGGGCTCGCTGAAGTACCGCGACTTCCTCACGGTCGCGCTGATGATCAAGGAGCGCGACGCGTTCGACGACAACTGGATCTACATCCAGGAGCGCGACGTGCAGGTCGGGCGCATCCAGAACTTCAAGAGCTGGTCGCCCGAGATGGTGCCCGACGCGAGCACCGCGTGTTACGGCCTCGAGTACTTCTGCTTCGAGGGCGACGGGCTCTGGACCTCGAAGGACGAGGACCTCATCGCGCTCGCGAAGAAGGAGCTCGAGCACCTCGGGCTCGGCAAGGCGAGCGACGTGTTCGACGGGTGCGTCGTGCGTCAGCCGAAGGCGTATCCCGTCTACGACGAGGCGTACGCGCGGCACGTCGAGACCGTGCGCGACGTGGTCGAGCGCGAGCATCCCGGTCTGCACCTCGTCGGTCGCAACGGGATGCATCGCTACAACAACCAGGATCACTCGATGATGACGGCGATGCTCACCGTCGAGAACATCGTGTCGGGCACGAAGCGCTTCGACCCGTGGCGCGTGAACCAGGACGCGAAGTACATCGAGGCGGGCACGCACGGCGAGGAGCAGCTGATCGAGAGCGGCGGCCGCTCGGTGCCGCGCGCGACGGCGAGCTGA
- a CDS encoding DUF2961 domain-containing protein codes for MHERDASLSLRWIASLVLAIPALVACDETGPASFPDAAVARPDGGGFVASSQDFVAGLADALAPARFRPGVPYLFTSREPEPAEGLRNRDHSNYLRMTPEGRGVLAEDTGPGVITRLWFTIGGRPEPDVGDPVRLHIWIDGRELGLVPGEEGVTLAALTSGQLPGLPRPWVLDRTRASAGFLVNVPMQYAQSMRIEIEPMPELWTYYQVDGRALAEGTPVTSFGESPSDAHDDALARATELWVEHAHPGEDVVDDARELAMGDAIVRELEGPGVITTIDVASMREVRDALEVTIEIDGAIAAETSLGWLTGSAPPGGTYDSSLSAADATSARLYAPIPFETSARIVVRNASDASTTVGMRVRVDAREVPPDVGRFVARCSSVTIDVPTSICEQASPLEYESVVVGGALEGRGQYAGQTFVMRTVPMEAWWWALECDHEIRVDGEPALLGTGTEDYFGGAFYFALGPFSSPTTGASGWRRPEGDADDGSDTHMFRWHLVDGVPFERELRFEYESYVDGTTWDGCVLGYLEP; via the coding sequence ATGCACGAGCGCGACGCGAGCCTCTCACTCCGATGGATCGCGTCGTTGGTGCTCGCGATCCCAGCGCTGGTCGCGTGCGACGAGACGGGCCCAGCGTCCTTCCCCGATGCAGCGGTCGCGCGACCCGATGGCGGCGGCTTCGTCGCGAGCTCGCAGGACTTCGTCGCAGGGCTCGCCGATGCGCTCGCGCCCGCGCGCTTCCGACCGGGCGTCCCGTACCTCTTCACGTCGCGCGAGCCCGAGCCGGCCGAGGGCCTGCGCAACCGCGATCACTCGAACTACCTGCGCATGACGCCCGAGGGGCGCGGCGTGCTCGCGGAGGACACCGGCCCGGGCGTGATCACGCGGCTGTGGTTCACGATCGGCGGGCGACCCGAGCCCGACGTCGGCGACCCGGTGCGTCTGCACATCTGGATCGACGGGCGCGAGCTCGGGCTCGTGCCGGGCGAAGAAGGCGTCACGCTCGCGGCGCTCACCTCGGGCCAGCTGCCCGGCCTGCCGCGCCCGTGGGTGCTCGATCGAACGCGCGCGAGCGCGGGGTTCCTCGTGAACGTCCCGATGCAGTACGCGCAGAGCATGCGCATCGAGATCGAGCCGATGCCCGAGCTCTGGACCTACTACCAGGTCGACGGCCGTGCTCTCGCCGAGGGGACGCCGGTGACGTCGTTCGGCGAGTCGCCGAGCGATGCGCACGACGACGCGCTCGCGCGCGCGACGGAGCTCTGGGTCGAGCATGCGCATCCCGGCGAGGACGTCGTCGACGACGCGCGCGAGCTCGCGATGGGCGATGCGATCGTGCGCGAGCTCGAGGGGCCCGGCGTGATCACGACGATCGACGTGGCGTCGATGCGCGAGGTGCGCGACGCGCTCGAGGTCACGATCGAGATCGACGGAGCGATCGCCGCCGAGACGTCGCTCGGATGGCTCACCGGCAGCGCGCCGCCCGGCGGGACCTACGACTCGTCGCTGAGCGCCGCCGACGCGACGTCGGCGCGTCTGTACGCGCCGATCCCGTTCGAGACGAGCGCGCGCATCGTCGTGCGCAACGCGAGCGACGCGAGCACGACCGTGGGCATGCGCGTGCGCGTCGACGCGCGCGAGGTCCCGCCCGACGTGGGTCGCTTCGTCGCGCGCTGCAGCAGCGTCACGATCGACGTGCCCACGAGCATCTGTGAGCAGGCCTCGCCGCTCGAGTACGAGAGCGTCGTCGTCGGCGGCGCGCTCGAGGGGCGCGGTCAGTACGCGGGGCAGACGTTCGTGATGCGCACCGTCCCGATGGAGGCGTGGTGGTGGGCGCTCGAGTGCGACCACGAGATCCGCGTCGATGGCGAGCCCGCGCTGCTCGGCACCGGCACCGAGGACTACTTCGGCGGCGCGTTCTACTTCGCGCTCGGTCCGTTCTCGTCGCCGACGACGGGCGCGTCGGGCTGGCGGCGACCCGAGGGCGACGCCGACGACGGCTCGGACACGCACATGTTCCGCTGGCACCTCGTCGACGGCGTGCCCTTCGAGCGCGAGCTGCGCTTCGAGTACGAGAGCTACGTCGACGGCACCACGTGGGACGGTTGCGTGCTCGGCTATCTCGAGCCGTGA
- a CDS encoding ArnT family glycosyltransferase, which produces MSSAPHERTRALLAAFAGAALVLFGASLADVFARHGWTASWYVERDGERLEMARSTEHRVVFPNEQRALARYIQRWDYARFGMPSSLPEIDATLRARLHVPEGGRVLGVRSPDTTRIEVDGRAYDERTTVPAGWHRVDVEWQARVRPQNALELQWGPSPATLEAVPRDALVPLEGSWPPLRVWLWLLSSIAALVVGWQCARIATSLGTVRAQRIGVLATAAILALGVGFRLFDYDVMPDFRENDDERFAIWNGYSLLEDGTTRGLTLWWQDYLAAGQGEIERPQYFDRNYHVVTPYFEHPPLLHALVGVAGHLGGARDHLEVPLAHARLVPILLCAITILLIVALGRRLDPRGPAPWLGALLWAALPWIAMQTRVVKEEALVAPLGIGMALAFVIWRERRRTKWLVLAAVLAGLAPLAKVTGVAFVLALMILVASEGRPRDFGVALLASLLTLSLLFVFGAVVDWDSFLFTQRLQSGRPVHWNIFLRFFDSPLINHSVIGRGWLLFLWLATMAGLAKRGRRDVAVIAVPLICYLAAIALGSGTWTFGWYVTPLLPFLCVAAGRFLADLWRAPDLWRGALFVFVLVFYSLNFVLDPEVAKDAANWTDIRRVITVALALSLAPFGLVQAFGNSAVGPLVRSWARSAVALGLAVVVVLGGLFVVRYETNALTYRDFDRDRYFDR; this is translated from the coding sequence ATGTCTTCCGCGCCTCACGAGCGCACGCGCGCGCTCCTCGCTGCCTTCGCGGGCGCTGCGCTGGTGCTCTTCGGGGCGTCGCTCGCGGACGTGTTCGCGCGGCACGGGTGGACGGCGTCGTGGTACGTCGAGCGCGACGGCGAGCGCCTCGAGATGGCGCGCTCGACCGAGCATCGCGTCGTCTTCCCGAACGAGCAGCGGGCGCTCGCGCGCTACATCCAGCGCTGGGACTACGCGCGCTTCGGCATGCCCTCGTCGCTGCCGGAGATCGACGCGACGCTGCGCGCGCGGCTCCACGTGCCGGAGGGCGGTCGCGTGCTCGGCGTGCGATCGCCCGACACGACGCGCATCGAGGTCGACGGTCGCGCCTACGATGAGCGCACGACGGTGCCCGCGGGCTGGCATCGCGTCGACGTCGAGTGGCAGGCGCGGGTGCGACCGCAGAACGCGCTCGAGCTGCAGTGGGGCCCTTCGCCCGCGACGCTCGAGGCCGTGCCGCGCGACGCGCTGGTGCCGCTCGAGGGGTCGTGGCCGCCGCTGCGGGTGTGGCTCTGGCTCCTCTCGTCGATCGCCGCGCTGGTCGTCGGGTGGCAGTGCGCGCGCATCGCGACGTCGCTCGGAACGGTGCGCGCGCAACGGATCGGCGTGCTCGCGACCGCGGCAATTCTGGCACTGGGTGTCGGTTTCCGGCTCTTCGACTACGACGTGATGCCGGACTTCCGCGAGAACGACGACGAGCGTTTCGCGATCTGGAACGGCTACTCGCTGCTCGAAGACGGGACGACGCGCGGGCTCACGCTGTGGTGGCAGGACTATCTCGCCGCGGGGCAGGGCGAGATCGAGCGCCCGCAGTACTTCGACCGCAACTACCACGTCGTCACACCGTACTTCGAGCACCCGCCGCTGCTCCACGCGCTCGTCGGCGTCGCGGGGCATCTCGGCGGCGCGCGCGATCACCTCGAGGTCCCGCTCGCGCACGCGCGGCTCGTCCCGATCCTGCTCTGCGCGATCACGATCCTGCTGATCGTCGCGCTCGGCCGTCGCCTCGATCCGCGCGGGCCCGCGCCGTGGCTCGGCGCGCTGCTCTGGGCCGCGCTGCCGTGGATCGCGATGCAGACGCGCGTCGTGAAGGAAGAGGCGCTGGTCGCGCCGCTGGGCATCGGGATGGCGCTCGCGTTCGTGATCTGGCGCGAGCGACGTCGGACGAAGTGGCTCGTGCTCGCCGCGGTGCTGGCGGGGCTCGCGCCGCTCGCGAAGGTCACCGGTGTCGCGTTCGTGCTCGCGCTGATGATCCTCGTCGCGAGCGAGGGGCGGCCGCGCGACTTCGGCGTCGCGCTGCTCGCGTCGCTGCTCACGCTGAGCCTGCTCTTCGTCTTCGGCGCGGTCGTCGACTGGGACTCGTTCCTCTTCACGCAGCGCTTGCAGAGCGGACGCCCGGTCCACTGGAACATCTTCCTGCGCTTCTTCGACAGCCCGCTGATCAACCACAGCGTGATCGGGCGCGGCTGGTTGCTCTTCCTCTGGCTCGCGACGATGGCCGGGCTCGCGAAGCGTGGCCGTCGCGACGTCGCGGTCATCGCGGTGCCGCTGATCTGTTATCTCGCCGCGATCGCGCTCGGCAGCGGCACGTGGACGTTCGGCTGGTACGTCACGCCGCTGCTGCCGTTCCTGTGCGTCGCCGCGGGGCGCTTCCTCGCGGACCTGTGGCGCGCGCCCGATCTCTGGCGCGGCGCGCTCTTCGTCTTCGTGCTCGTGTTCTACTCGCTCAACTTCGTGCTCGATCCCGAGGTCGCGAAGGACGCGGCGAACTGGACCGACATCCGTCGTGTCATCACGGTCGCGCTCGCGCTCTCGCTCGCGCCGTTCGGGCTCGTCCAGGCGTTCGGCAACAGCGCGGTCGGGCCGCTCGTGCGCAGCTGGGCGCGCAGCGCGGTGGCGCTCGGGCTCGCGGTCGTCGTCGTGCTCGGCGGGCTCTTCGTGGTCCGCTACGAGACGAACGCGCTGACCTATCGCGACTTCGATCGCGACCGCTACTTCGATCGATAG